In Desulfatibacillum aliphaticivorans DSM 15576, one genomic interval encodes:
- a CDS encoding PAS domain-containing sensor histidine kinase: protein MGRRPETTNKNAYEPPEPSGLRESPENGLLHALESLCDIDNIPMAYVEIDLEKTCITRVNRMFCRLSGFSEPELVGMTNLRSLFSIDSNSLGLFLERTKQGGAECASLPVVVHRQGAERISCSARLQAVGNGEGLKSLVALLSDHPPWRQEDMERVRLKAAVRGSKDAVGMSYPDGRHFYHNEAFSRMFGYSLEELRNKSPQSLYNNQEQAVEVFETIQNGEFWSGEVEMRTKNGQIIHVDLQADGIMDAEGRVIALIGHHTDLTDSKMTVLQLAQSEAKYKDFVENAPIGMLITNLDGEIVYANKKIEEVTGYNLRDWKNSSFLPILYPEDLPVMHQQRNQALTTRKEVKPYVLRVVTASREIRWLRTIPQLVFSDASNSSGEIVGFQNFLEDITPTKLAIEEKERLEKQLVQSRKMEAIGTMAGGIAHDFNNILYPILGYAEMLKDDLTPESIPYKNVEEIEKSAYRARDLVQQILSFSRPTEQEVVPVAVQSILEDVLRMLRAVLPSTIQINPKISRKCRMILADPTQIHQVLLNLCTNAYHAMLDQGGLLYISLVEEHINPSQGESVLPIAPGDYARLTVRDTGCGISKDVIERIFEPYFTTKIAGEGTGLGLASVLAIVQKLKGHISVESKVGKGSAFNVYLPIIPITQGDFVEKDISPVPKGCERLLIVDDEEAIIKMLAQMLHRLGYKVTCFLDSLKACNAFFQEPESYDLVITDLTMPKMTGLALAEKMLKIKPSLPIILFTGYSEMASSSDVEKMGVKALLSKPANIMDLGRKIREVLDEQQKKQ, encoded by the coding sequence GTGGGACGACGGCCTGAAACGACCAACAAGAATGCCTACGAGCCGCCCGAGCCCTCCGGCCTCCGGGAATCCCCGGAAAACGGGTTGCTTCACGCCCTGGAATCCCTTTGCGACATTGACAATATTCCCATGGCTTACGTGGAAATCGATCTGGAAAAGACTTGCATCACACGAGTGAACCGCATGTTTTGCAGGCTTTCAGGGTTTTCGGAGCCGGAACTTGTAGGCATGACCAATCTTCGGAGCCTGTTCAGCATTGATTCCAATTCCCTGGGATTATTCCTTGAAAGGACGAAACAAGGGGGGGCTGAATGCGCCTCGCTTCCGGTCGTCGTTCACAGACAAGGCGCCGAACGCATTTCATGCTCCGCCAGGCTGCAAGCCGTAGGAAACGGAGAAGGCCTGAAGAGCCTGGTGGCTCTGCTATCCGACCATCCTCCCTGGCGTCAGGAGGACATGGAGCGGGTGCGTTTGAAAGCCGCCGTGCGGGGCAGTAAAGACGCCGTGGGCATGTCCTACCCCGACGGCAGGCATTTTTATCATAACGAGGCTTTTTCCCGCATGTTCGGGTACAGCCTGGAAGAGTTGCGCAATAAGAGCCCCCAATCCCTGTACAATAACCAGGAGCAGGCGGTGGAAGTCTTCGAGACCATTCAGAACGGAGAGTTCTGGAGCGGCGAGGTGGAGATGCGCACCAAAAACGGTCAGATTATTCACGTGGATCTGCAGGCAGACGGCATTATGGACGCCGAGGGCCGGGTGATCGCCCTTATTGGGCACCATACGGATCTGACCGACTCCAAGATGACCGTTCTGCAACTGGCCCAAAGTGAGGCGAAATACAAGGATTTCGTGGAGAACGCTCCCATTGGGATGTTGATCACCAACCTGGACGGCGAGATTGTGTACGCCAATAAAAAAATTGAGGAGGTCACTGGTTACAACCTGCGCGACTGGAAGAATTCTTCGTTTCTTCCCATACTATACCCTGAAGACCTGCCGGTCATGCATCAGCAGAGAAACCAAGCCCTAACCACCCGGAAGGAAGTGAAGCCTTACGTCCTTCGGGTGGTGACCGCGTCCCGGGAGATTCGATGGCTGCGAACCATTCCCCAGCTTGTGTTCAGCGACGCGTCCAACTCCTCGGGCGAGATTGTAGGCTTTCAAAATTTTCTGGAAGACATCACCCCCACCAAGCTGGCCATTGAGGAAAAGGAACGGCTTGAAAAACAGCTGGTGCAATCCCGCAAGATGGAGGCCATCGGCACCATGGCGGGAGGCATTGCTCACGACTTCAATAACATTCTGTATCCTATCCTGGGCTATGCAGAAATGCTCAAGGACGATCTGACGCCGGAATCCATCCCGTATAAAAACGTGGAGGAGATTGAAAAATCCGCGTACCGGGCCAGGGATCTGGTGCAGCAGATACTTTCCTTTTCCCGGCCCACGGAACAGGAAGTGGTTCCTGTGGCCGTCCAGTCGATTTTGGAGGACGTGCTGCGCATGCTCAGGGCGGTCCTGCCCTCCACAATCCAGATCAACCCGAAAATTTCCAGAAAATGCCGGATGATTCTGGCGGACCCGACCCAAATCCACCAGGTGCTCTTGAATTTGTGCACCAACGCCTACCACGCCATGCTGGATCAAGGGGGGCTGCTGTATATCAGTCTTGTTGAAGAGCATATCAACCCGAGCCAGGGAGAATCGGTGTTGCCAATCGCCCCGGGAGACTACGCCAGGCTGACGGTTCGGGACACGGGCTGCGGCATTTCCAAGGATGTGATCGAACGCATTTTCGAGCCGTATTTCACCACAAAAATAGCCGGAGAGGGCACCGGCTTAGGCTTGGCCTCGGTGTTGGCCATCGTGCAGAAACTTAAGGGCCATATCAGCGTGGAATCGAAAGTGGGCAAGGGGAGCGCTTTTAACGTGTACCTGCCCATCATCCCCATCACCCAGGGGGATTTTGTGGAAAAGGATATTTCCCCGGTTCCCAAAGGGTGCGAGCGCCTTTTAATCGTCGACGATGAAGAGGCCATTATTAAAATGCTGGCTCAAATGCTCCACAGGCTGGGATACAAAGTGACCTGTTTTTTAGACAGCCTGAAGGCCTGCAACGCATTTTTTCAGGAGCCCGAATCCTACGATCTGGTCATTACGGATCTGACCATGCCCAAAATGACCGGCTTGGCCCTTGCCGAGAAAATGCTTAAGATCAAACCCTCCCTGCCTATTATTTTATTCACAGGATACTCGGAAATGGCGTCCTCCAGCGATGTGGAAAAAATGGGCGTCAAGGCCCTTTTGAGCAAGCCCGCCAATATCATGGACCTGGGCCGAAAAATCAGGGAAGTGCTGGATGAGCAGCAGAAAAAGCAGTGA
- a CDS encoding cobalamin B12-binding domain-containing protein, whose amino-acid sequence MSGKTSSPSELRGKLDSLIACFHNKKATRFQMEEGIQAILEWKQANNFPGLWNPPPVMVTATLDDAMGYGLDLIHQYAKAAGLEIVELGLLQSPDKIIQACHDKKARVLGLTVLQQFSDEDAVRIGRSIPQDTLFIAGGAAFLFDPDLADEARVDYVAKDALAFLQYLLKSLK is encoded by the coding sequence ATGTCCGGGAAAACCAGTAGCCCTTCAGAATTAAGGGGCAAACTGGATTCCCTGATCGCCTGCTTCCATAACAAAAAAGCCACCCGCTTCCAGATGGAGGAAGGGATTCAGGCTATTTTGGAGTGGAAGCAGGCGAACAATTTCCCCGGCCTGTGGAACCCTCCCCCCGTCATGGTGACCGCCACCCTGGACGACGCCATGGGCTACGGCCTGGACCTCATCCATCAATACGCCAAGGCCGCCGGGTTGGAAATAGTTGAACTCGGCCTGCTTCAATCTCCTGACAAGATCATCCAGGCCTGTCACGACAAAAAGGCCCGGGTTCTGGGCCTGACCGTTCTGCAGCAGTTTTCCGACGAAGACGCCGTGCGCATTGGACGCTCCATCCCCCAAGACACCCTGTTCATCGCCGGAGGCGCCGCCTTTCTCTTTGATCCCGACCTGGCTGACGAGGCCCGTGTGGACTACGTAGCCAAGGACGCCCTGGCCTTTTTGCAGTATCTGTTGAAATCCCTCAAATAA
- a CDS encoding phosphoribosylformylglycinamidine synthase subunit PurQ, which translates to MKKVRVLVLTGYGLNCDHETANAFSLAGAEPVRVHINSLIAGEERLEDFQILAFGGGFSWGDDHGAGVIQATRMKNNLGGQLLEFVEKGGLVIAICNGFQAVVNLGLLPGFDNDYTSRSVALTYNDSGNFRDDWVYLAPNEKSPCVFTKGLESFDLPVRHGEGKLYAEDAVIKRLQDNNQVALRYALADGSPANGKFPENPNGAVDDIAGICDPTGRIFGLMPHPEATVHYSNHPQWTRIKEEKKRKGEAMGDAVSPGLQIFINGVNYVRENQ; encoded by the coding sequence ATGAAAAAGGTCCGGGTGCTCGTCCTTACGGGATACGGCCTGAATTGCGACCACGAAACCGCGAACGCCTTTTCTTTGGCCGGCGCCGAACCCGTTCGGGTTCACATCAACAGCCTCATCGCCGGCGAGGAGCGCCTGGAGGATTTTCAAATCCTGGCCTTCGGCGGCGGCTTTTCCTGGGGCGACGATCACGGCGCAGGCGTCATTCAGGCGACCAGAATGAAAAACAACCTGGGCGGACAGTTATTGGAATTCGTGGAAAAAGGCGGGCTGGTCATCGCCATTTGCAACGGGTTCCAGGCGGTGGTCAATCTCGGCCTGCTGCCCGGTTTTGACAATGACTACACCTCTCGAAGCGTTGCCCTGACGTACAATGACTCCGGCAACTTCCGGGACGACTGGGTGTATCTTGCGCCCAACGAAAAATCTCCCTGCGTGTTCACCAAGGGGCTGGAATCCTTTGATCTGCCTGTGCGCCACGGAGAAGGCAAGCTGTACGCCGAAGACGCGGTGATCAAACGCCTGCAGGATAACAACCAGGTGGCTTTGCGCTACGCCCTGGCCGACGGTTCTCCGGCCAACGGCAAGTTCCCGGAAAACCCCAACGGGGCTGTGGACGACATCGCCGGCATATGCGACCCCACGGGGCGCATATTCGGGCTCATGCCCCATCCTGAGGCCACGGTGCATTATTCCAACCATCCCCAGTGGACCCGGATCAAGGAAGAAAAAAAGCGCAAAGGCGAGGCCATGGGCGACGCCGTGTCCCCCGGGCTACAAATTTTTATCAACGGTGTGAATTATGTCCGGGAAAACCAGTAG